In Clostridium swellfunianum, a genomic segment contains:
- a CDS encoding polysaccharide deacetylase family protein, which translates to MTLILNNSITLFNDSTSANSIVRGKGNAKIQAENRIRIEKLNFYEDVKQPNSFRGLKARAKRKVDKIVHRGDKDIPILMYHYVDYSPTNEMCVPKEKFAEQMRFLKDDGYTTLSLDEVYDYFSNNAPIPEKPIVITFDDGYVDNYTNAYPILKQLGFKATIFDITSTIDTNNKFINSNQIKELDKNGVRIEAHTVTHPRLSNLSYDEQYKELRDSKKRLENILGREVKYLAYPYGEYNDDTIKALEQLEYKVAVTTFYGRARKSDGFYNLSRHAISSKYEIEYFKELVKGPKKK; encoded by the coding sequence ATGACTTTGATATTAAATAATAGCATCACCTTATTTAATGACAGTACATCAGCAAATTCTATAGTTCGGGGAAAAGGAAATGCTAAGATTCAGGCAGAGAATAGAATAAGGATAGAGAAGTTAAATTTTTATGAAGATGTAAAGCAGCCTAATTCTTTTAGAGGGTTAAAAGCTAGGGCTAAGAGAAAAGTTGATAAAATTGTTCATAGAGGTGATAAAGACATTCCAATTTTAATGTACCATTATGTAGATTACTCACCTACCAATGAAATGTGTGTACCGAAGGAAAAATTTGCTGAACAGATGAGGTTTTTGAAGGATGATGGATATACAACCCTAAGCCTGGATGAAGTTTATGATTATTTTTCTAATAATGCTCCCATTCCTGAAAAACCAATAGTTATTACTTTTGATGATGGTTATGTAGATAATTATACTAATGCCTATCCTATACTAAAACAATTAGGATTTAAGGCTACTATTTTTGATATTACTTCAACGATTGATACCAATAATAAGTTTATTAACTCAAATCAAATTAAGGAACTAGATAAAAATGGAGTAAGGATTGAAGCTCATACAGTAACACATCCAAGATTAAGTAATCTTTCCTATGATGAACAATACAAAGAGCTAAGAGACTCTAAAAAAAGATTAGAGAATATATTGGGAAGAGAAGTGAAGTATCTTGCTTATCCATATGGTGAGTATAATGATGATACAATTAAGGCCTTAGAGCAATTGGAATATAAGGTTGCAGTAACGACCTTCTATGGACGAGCGAGGAAATCTGATGGGTTTTATAACCTATCTAGACATGCTATCAGCAGCAAATATGAGATTGAATATTTTAAAGAACTGGTAAAAGGTCCAAAGAAAAAGTAA
- a CDS encoding YkgJ family cysteine cluster protein — protein MQNLAKTVSIPKENLCICGSGKNFGDCCSHKNHTYESLLIDETGATIVYDQSEILNLVKSLNSFIEARVNNIATKLSAEEALRKLKKLYQKFGEALKPISNSTSCKAGCSHCCNLLVLTSQLEAELINQYITTHFSQIEIEEFKRKIEKHKELLKSILPLKDGSFSKESTQAYLSSNISCAFLDSNNCCSIYEARPFICRKYLVFNSPELCKNPFSKTNQYYAGYHTTVKDTIIKLNQLTYGHDYKYKHLLNWFIE, from the coding sequence ATGCAAAATTTAGCTAAAACTGTATCAATTCCAAAGGAGAACTTATGCATTTGCGGTAGCGGTAAAAACTTCGGAGACTGCTGCTCTCATAAGAATCACACTTATGAAAGCTTGCTCATAGATGAAACAGGGGCAACAATAGTCTATGATCAGAGCGAAATTTTAAACTTAGTAAAAAGCCTAAATAGCTTTATTGAAGCAAGAGTAAATAACATTGCCACTAAGCTATCTGCTGAAGAAGCTTTAAGAAAATTAAAAAAGCTTTATCAGAAATTTGGAGAAGCGCTTAAACCTATATCAAACAGCACTTCCTGCAAAGCAGGCTGCAGCCACTGCTGCAACTTACTTGTCTTAACAAGCCAGCTTGAAGCAGAATTAATAAATCAGTACATAACCACTCATTTTTCTCAAATTGAAATTGAAGAATTTAAAAGAAAAATAGAAAAGCATAAAGAGTTACTTAAAAGCATTCTACCTCTTAAGGACGGTTCTTTCTCAAAGGAAAGTACTCAGGCTTATTTATCCTCTAACATTTCCTGTGCTTTCTTAGACAGTAATAATTGCTGCAGCATTTACGAAGCAAGACCTTTCATATGCAGAAAATATCTCGTATTTAATAGTCCAGAACTATGCAAAAATCCTTTCAGTAAAACAAATCAATATTATGCAGGTTATCACACCACCGTAAAGGACACCATCATAAAGCTTAATCAGTTGACCTATGGACATGATTATAAGTACAAGCACTTGCTAAATTGGTTTATTGAATAA
- a CDS encoding FMN-dependent NADH-azoreductase: MSKVLYITANPKSVEQSFSIAMGEAFVSTYKEANPKDEIINVDLYNMTVPEIDEVVFSAWGKFAQGFSFEQLASEEQEKIAAMGSILEQFISADKYVFVTPLWNFTVPARMKSYLDSICVAGKTFKYTENGPVGLLKDKKAVHIQARGGIYSQGPAAAVEMGDKYINAILGFVGITDKQSIIAEGMNAAPDKAQEIMVEAVLRAKEAARQF; encoded by the coding sequence ATGTCAAAAGTATTATATATAACAGCTAATCCAAAAAGTGTGGAGCAATCCTTTAGTATAGCGATGGGAGAAGCTTTTGTTAGCACTTACAAAGAAGCAAATCCAAAAGACGAAATAATTAATGTAGATTTATACAACATGACAGTACCAGAGATAGATGAGGTAGTATTTAGTGCCTGGGGAAAATTTGCACAAGGATTTTCCTTTGAACAACTAGCTTCAGAGGAGCAAGAAAAAATAGCAGCTATGGGCTCTATACTAGAGCAATTTATATCTGCTGATAAATATGTATTTGTTACTCCTCTTTGGAATTTTACTGTGCCAGCAAGAATGAAGTCTTATCTAGATAGTATCTGTGTTGCTGGCAAGACCTTTAAGTACACTGAAAATGGACCAGTCGGATTATTAAAAGATAAAAAGGCTGTTCATATTCAAGCTAGAGGCGGGATATATTCACAAGGACCTGCAGCGGCTGTAGAAATGGGTGACAAATATATAAATGCTATCTTAGGTTTTGTTGGAATTACTGACAAGCAGTCTATTATAGCTGAGGGCATGAATGCAGCGCCAGACAAGGCTCAAGAAATAATGGTTGAAGCTGTTCTAAGGGCTAAGGAAGCAGCAAGACAGTTTTAA
- a CDS encoding polysaccharide deacetylase family protein has protein sequence MSGFNILMYHEIIKKEDYNRNTYEGIEVKQGYKDILPEVLFAFKEEFERQMEYLYENGYTTLKLQQVVDFYYNDKALPEKSVLITFDDMYKSQLLYAYPILKKYNFSAVGFVTLDWLFDEPREYSTTRSVCLSRLELEAMSDVFEYANHTKALHTRKDNLTAIQVVDKETFDEDYKACEEFVNVKHMFAYPFGGYSEDNIKWLKELGTLLAFTSEAGRNTKGTNPLKLHRNAVILPYNLEKFKSIFK, from the coding sequence TTGAGCGGATTTAATATACTTATGTATCACGAAATTATTAAAAAAGAAGACTACAATAGAAATACTTATGAAGGTATTGAAGTTAAGCAGGGGTATAAGGATATACTTCCTGAGGTTTTATTTGCTTTTAAGGAAGAATTTGAAAGGCAGATGGAGTATCTTTATGAAAATGGATATACAACTTTAAAACTACAGCAAGTAGTTGATTTTTATTATAATGACAAAGCGCTTCCAGAAAAATCAGTGCTTATAACCTTTGATGATATGTATAAGTCACAGCTTTTATATGCATATCCAATACTTAAGAAATATAATTTTAGCGCTGTTGGGTTTGTAACTTTGGATTGGCTATTTGATGAACCTAGGGAATATTCAACAACTCGTTCTGTTTGTTTATCTAGGCTAGAGCTAGAAGCTATGAGTGATGTGTTTGAATATGCAAATCATACAAAGGCCTTGCATACAAGAAAGGATAACTTGACTGCTATACAGGTGGTAGATAAGGAAACCTTTGATGAAGATTACAAAGCTTGTGAAGAGTTTGTAAATGTTAAGCATATGTTTGCCTATCCCTTTGGCGGCTATTCAGAGGATAATATTAAGTGGCTTAAAGAGCTTGGAACGCTGCTTGCATTTACTTCTGAAGCTGGAAGGAACACAAAGGGAACAAATCCTTTAAAGCTCCATAGAAATGCTGTAATACTCCCTTACAACCTAGAGAAGTTTAAAAGTATATTTAAATAA
- a CDS encoding ABC transporter substrate-binding protein, giving the protein MKKVLALMLAAATSITMLAGCTKQQTASKTLKFGLLPAESAIPIIVAKEKEFYEKEGVNVELLPFNAPNDRNVAVQAGKLDATIADVMTSLTFHEAGVNMKITSDINEDFKLLTSPKSGIDSFEKLNGKDVSIVPNFVLEYIMDEMAKKNNITYKTVVIPSFTARFEAILADKISGVIFTEPQAGMLVSQGAKLLATSKEYNLKAGTLMFDEKVLKDNQKEVKAFYKAYNKAVEYMNTTNASEYSQILSKYGFPDAIGKYLSSGVKYEKAGKITPETFSSVLEWTKKKGLVKKDYKFEDVSNFKFIE; this is encoded by the coding sequence ATGAAAAAAGTATTAGCACTAATGTTAGCTGCAGCTACATCAATAACTATGCTAGCTGGTTGCACAAAACAGCAAACAGCTAGCAAAACTTTAAAATTTGGACTTTTGCCAGCTGAATCTGCAATTCCTATAATTGTAGCTAAGGAAAAAGAATTTTATGAAAAAGAAGGAGTAAATGTAGAGCTTCTTCCTTTTAATGCCCCTAATGACAGAAACGTTGCTGTACAAGCTGGAAAGCTTGACGCAACAATAGCAGATGTTATGACCTCATTAACCTTTCATGAGGCAGGAGTTAATATGAAAATTACCTCAGATATAAATGAGGATTTTAAGCTTTTAACTTCTCCAAAATCAGGTATAGATAGCTTTGAAAAGCTTAATGGAAAAGATGTTTCCATAGTACCTAACTTTGTTTTGGAGTATATAATGGACGAAATGGCTAAAAAGAATAATATAACCTATAAAACCGTTGTTATTCCTTCTTTTACAGCTCGTTTTGAGGCAATTTTAGCTGATAAGATAAGTGGAGTTATATTTACTGAGCCTCAAGCTGGCATGCTTGTGTCACAAGGAGCTAAGCTTCTTGCAACCTCTAAGGAATATAATTTAAAAGCTGGAACTTTAATGTTTGATGAAAAAGTTTTGAAGGATAATCAGAAGGAAGTTAAGGCTTTTTATAAAGCTTATAATAAGGCTGTGGAGTATATGAACACTACGAATGCTTCTGAATACAGCCAAATACTAAGCAAGTATGGCTTCCCTGATGCTATAGGAAAATACCTAAGCAGTGGAGTTAAGTATGAAAAGGCAGGAAAGATAACCCCTGAAACTTTTAGCAGCGTTCTAGAATGGACAAAGAAAAAAGGCTTAGTAAAGAAAGATTATAAATTTGAAGACGTAAGCAATTTCAAGTTTATAGAATAG
- a CDS encoding ABC transporter ATP-binding protein, which yields MIQIKNLSYSYGNETALKNINLNIYKNTTCAIIGPSGCGKTTLLYIIAGLLKSCDGNVEINETELKGVRKETGIILQNNGLLPWKTVWDNVVLGLKARGVHKTITAEKVDAILEELNIIEHKHKFPEQLSGGQKQRVSIARTLVTEPDVLLLDEASSALDAITKEHIQNLILSIYKKKPMTMMLVTHSIEEAVFLGQKIVVMERSAIKHIIDNPYFGDENIRSKPEYYSICAEVRQWLYEGEG from the coding sequence ATGATTCAGATTAAGAATTTAAGCTATAGTTACGGAAATGAAACTGCGCTTAAGAATATAAATTTAAATATTTATAAGAATACGACTTGTGCTATTATTGGACCCTCTGGATGCGGGAAGACTACTCTGCTTTATATTATTGCTGGGCTTTTAAAGTCTTGTGACGGAAATGTTGAAATTAATGAAACTGAGCTTAAAGGAGTAAGGAAAGAAACTGGTATAATACTTCAAAACAATGGGCTTCTTCCTTGGAAAACTGTATGGGATAATGTAGTGTTAGGGCTTAAAGCCAGAGGAGTTCATAAGACTATTACTGCTGAAAAGGTTGATGCAATTCTTGAAGAATTAAATATAATAGAGCATAAGCATAAGTTTCCAGAGCAGCTTAGCGGAGGTCAAAAGCAGAGAGTTTCCATAGCAAGAACTTTAGTAACGGAGCCTGATGTATTGCTTTTAGACGAGGCATCATCTGCGCTTGATGCTATAACGAAGGAACATATTCAAAATTTGATTTTAAGTATATATAAGAAAAAACCTATGACTATGATGCTTGTAACTCACAGTATCGAGGAGGCTGTTTTTCTGGGACAAAAAATAGTTGTAATGGAAAGGTCAGCTATTAAGCATATAATTGATAATCCGTACTTCGGAGATGAAAATATAAGGTCCAAGCCTGAGTACTACAGTATATGTGCAGAAGTTAGACAATGGCTTTATGAAGGTGAAGGTTAA
- a CDS encoding ABC transporter permease, producing MNFLKRIINSRTLIGMFIVLLMWQLMHMTINARVIPAPLETTIMFLKLLSGDLLLHVGTSLYRILAAVLISVLIGVPLGLWIGMNKLADSILSPAAYILYPIPKIAFLPVFMILLGLGDSSKLVLIITIIIFPILLAARDGVKEISPQLFDSVVSLGLSRGQIFTNLVIPAVLPKIISALRVSIGISISALFFSENFATTYGLGYFIMNAWTMVRYVEMFAGILALSLMGLFILKLIDLMERKLCPWMFISK from the coding sequence ATGAATTTTCTAAAGAGAATTATTAATAGCAGAACTTTAATAGGTATGTTTATAGTTTTGTTAATGTGGCAGCTTATGCATATGACTATAAATGCTAGGGTTATCCCAGCACCTCTAGAAACTACAATTATGTTTTTAAAGCTGCTTAGTGGAGACTTGCTGCTTCATGTAGGCACAAGTCTATATAGGATATTGGCAGCAGTATTAATATCTGTTTTAATAGGAGTTCCTTTAGGATTGTGGATAGGCATGAACAAGCTCGCAGATTCAATTCTTTCGCCTGCAGCCTACATTTTGTATCCAATACCCAAAATAGCTTTTTTACCGGTTTTTATGATATTACTTGGGTTAGGTGATAGTTCAAAGCTTGTGCTTATTATAACTATTATAATTTTTCCAATACTCTTGGCAGCAAGAGATGGAGTTAAGGAAATTTCGCCGCAGCTTTTTGATTCGGTGGTATCACTAGGGTTAAGCAGAGGCCAGATATTTACCAATCTAGTTATACCGGCTGTGCTTCCGAAGATAATTTCAGCACTTAGGGTCAGTATAGGCATAAGTATATCCGCTTTATTTTTTAGTGAAAATTTTGCTACTACCTATGGATTAGGTTATTTTATAATGAACGCATGGACAATGGTTAGGTATGTAGAAATGTTTGCAGGCATTTTAGCTTTAAGCTTGATGGGGCTTTTTATACTTAAACTTATAGATTTAATGGAAAGAAAGCTTTGTCCATGGATGTTTATATCGAAATAA
- a CDS encoding patatin-like phospholipase family protein, protein MTKMGLVFAGGGGKGAYQIGAWKALKTYGIDKDIKAVSGTSIGALNAMLFLQEKYDEAEDIWINISQEKMLPIDEKLILRNLYFIRKTKNNLRNLLEMDEKLKEYGTVSRAGLEELIEKYVDYDLLNTAGKECYVCCSEVPEVKAEYFNIKDFKTESLKTLLYATSAIPLVFEKECINEKWYMDGGLVDNIPVKPLYDAGCDIIIVIYFNKRRRIDKSLYPNAKIIEMLPSKDLGGWLRGTLNFSKHDAIDRILEGYKDGIAIFGEVFAGYHSGKDMGEFISENYEGISKNLEILMLQKQTMDDEFRKLKQLMNLNNGFREVRKLKRMDV, encoded by the coding sequence ATGACAAAGATGGGATTGGTATTTGCCGGGGGCGGAGGCAAGGGAGCTTATCAAATAGGAGCTTGGAAAGCGCTTAAGACCTATGGAATTGATAAAGATATAAAAGCTGTTTCGGGAACCTCAATAGGAGCCCTAAATGCTATGTTGTTTTTGCAGGAAAAGTACGATGAGGCAGAGGATATATGGATTAATATATCTCAGGAGAAAATGCTTCCTATAGACGAAAAGCTTATACTTAGAAATTTATATTTTATTCGAAAAACTAAAAATAACCTGAGAAATCTTTTGGAGATGGATGAGAAGCTAAAGGAATATGGAACTGTTTCAAGGGCGGGGCTTGAGGAACTCATTGAAAAATATGTGGACTATGATTTGCTGAATACCGCGGGTAAGGAATGTTATGTATGCTGCTCTGAGGTTCCAGAGGTGAAGGCAGAGTATTTTAATATTAAGGATTTTAAGACAGAGTCATTAAAAACTCTTTTATATGCTACTTCTGCTATACCTCTCGTATTTGAAAAAGAGTGCATAAATGAGAAGTGGTATATGGACGGTGGACTTGTAGACAATATTCCTGTTAAGCCTCTCTACGATGCTGGCTGCGATATAATAATCGTTATATATTTCAACAAAAGAAGACGAATTGACAAAAGCTTGTATCCGAACGCAAAGATAATAGAAATGCTTCCTTCAAAGGATTTGGGAGGATGGCTTAGAGGAACCCTGAATTTCTCAAAGCATGATGCTATAGATAGAATTCTTGAAGGTTACAAGGATGGGATAGCAATTTTTGGGGAGGTCTTTGCGGGCTACCATAGTGGTAAAGATATGGGTGAATTCATAAGTGAAAATTATGAAGGCATAAGTAAAAACCTAGAAATACTGATGCTCCAAAAGCAAACTATGGATGATGAATTCAGAAAGCTGAAGCAGCTAATGAATCTAAACAACGGCTTTAGAGAAGTAAGAAAGTTGAAAAGAATGGATGTTTAA
- the thiD gene encoding bifunctional hydroxymethylpyrimidine kinase/phosphomethylpyrimidine kinase: protein MKKVLTIAGSDSCGGAGIQADLKAFSANGVYGMSVIAAITAQNTQGVFAVQDIDEEIIKAQIDAIFTDIEVDAVKIGMVSIASTINAISHKLQQYKAQRIVLDPVMISKSGYALLKPEAKSALIKNLVPYAYVITPNIPEALEILKEVGSKIKVIETVEQMEAGAKEIYKLGCKNVLLKGGHMEGEAVDVLYDGKELTYFHSERIPTKNTHGTGCTLSSAIAANLALGCSIKEAVSRAKQYITTAIEHSLDIGHGCGPTHHFYELYKKGGLLND, encoded by the coding sequence ATGAAAAAGGTATTGACTATTGCGGGTTCTGACAGCTGTGGAGGTGCAGGAATACAGGCAGATTTGAAAGCCTTTAGTGCTAATGGAGTATATGGAATGAGTGTTATTGCCGCTATAACTGCGCAGAATACTCAAGGGGTCTTCGCTGTTCAGGATATAGATGAGGAAATAATTAAAGCGCAGATTGATGCTATTTTTACAGATATAGAAGTGGATGCAGTAAAGATAGGAATGGTTTCTATAGCTTCAACAATTAATGCTATAAGTCATAAGCTTCAGCAATACAAGGCTCAAAGAATTGTGCTTGACCCTGTAATGATATCAAAAAGTGGATATGCTCTTTTAAAGCCAGAGGCTAAAAGTGCTTTAATTAAAAATTTAGTCCCATACGCTTATGTTATAACTCCTAATATACCTGAAGCCTTAGAGATTTTGAAGGAAGTAGGTTCTAAAATTAAGGTTATAGAAACTGTTGAGCAAATGGAGGCAGGGGCAAAAGAAATTTATAAGCTTGGTTGCAAAAATGTACTTCTAAAAGGAGGGCATATGGAAGGAGAAGCTGTGGATGTACTTTATGATGGTAAGGAGCTTACCTATTTTCATTCGGAAAGAATACCTACAAAAAATACCCACGGAACTGGATGCACCTTATCCTCTGCTATAGCTGCAAACCTGGCGCTTGGCTGTTCTATAAAGGAGGCAGTTAGCAGGGCCAAGCAATATATAACTACAGCTATAGAACATTCCTTAGATATAGGTCATGGCTGTGGACCAACCCATCATTTTTATGAGCTATATAAGAAAGGAGGATTGCTAAATGATTAA
- the cytX gene encoding putative hydroxymethylpyrimidine transporter CytX, with the protein MINADERLGFWTYVFLWFGAAVSIAEILTGGLIAPLGFKTGVLAILLGHLIGTGIFVLGGIIGAREKIPAITSTGISFGRYGTYLFSVLNVLQLIGWTAVMIRSAANSINLISKNLWNFDSILLCSLFIGILTALWIWFGKAGMKKLNTAAVLLLFLLTLVLGSIIFKDAALLSKAASEGISFGGAIELNVVMPLSWLPLIADYTRFARSEKSGAYGSFVGYFLGSSWMFIIGLGAAIVSNNADPSAMMLAANLGITALGIVVLSTVTTTFLDVYSAGISFINLMPKMSEKTIGVIMAVVGTVVAVVFPMENYESFLYAIGSVFAPLFAIVITDYFILKKNTKVQPGILINWGAVLIWIIGIGIYYSFIKLDFFLGATAPVMVITGVIYILSWRMINKWKLVKESQNYYTN; encoded by the coding sequence ATGATTAATGCTGATGAAAGACTTGGATTTTGGACCTATGTATTTCTTTGGTTTGGAGCTGCAGTTTCAATTGCAGAAATCTTGACTGGAGGGCTTATAGCTCCACTGGGCTTTAAAACAGGGGTGCTTGCCATTTTACTTGGACACTTAATAGGAACAGGAATTTTTGTACTAGGTGGAATTATTGGCGCAAGAGAAAAGATACCAGCTATAACTTCAACTGGGATTTCCTTTGGGAGGTATGGGACTTACTTATTTTCTGTTTTGAATGTACTTCAGCTTATTGGATGGACTGCAGTAATGATAAGATCTGCAGCAAATTCCATAAATCTAATATCAAAAAATTTATGGAACTTTGACAGTATTCTATTATGCAGCTTATTTATAGGAATTCTTACTGCCCTGTGGATTTGGTTTGGAAAAGCTGGCATGAAAAAGTTAAATACTGCTGCTGTATTATTGCTTTTTCTCCTTACTTTAGTTCTAGGCTCTATCATATTTAAGGATGCAGCCTTGCTTTCAAAGGCAGCTAGTGAAGGGATTTCCTTTGGAGGAGCAATAGAACTAAATGTGGTTATGCCACTTTCATGGCTTCCGCTTATAGCTGATTACACACGTTTTGCCAGAAGTGAAAAGAGTGGAGCCTATGGAAGCTTTGTAGGGTATTTTTTAGGAAGCTCCTGGATGTTTATAATAGGTCTTGGTGCTGCTATTGTATCCAATAATGCTGACCCTTCAGCTATGATGCTTGCTGCCAATTTAGGCATTACAGCCCTTGGGATAGTAGTTCTTTCAACAGTAACAACCACCTTCCTGGATGTTTACTCAGCAGGTATTTCCTTTATAAATCTTATGCCTAAAATGAGTGAAAAAACTATCGGAGTCATAATGGCTGTTGTTGGAACTGTAGTAGCAGTAGTATTTCCTATGGAGAATTATGAAAGCTTTCTATATGCAATAGGTTCAGTTTTTGCACCGCTGTTTGCGATTGTAATAACAGATTACTTTATCTTAAAGAAAAACACAAAAGTACAACCCGGAATACTTATAAACTGGGGAGCTGTTCTTATTTGGATTATTGGAATTGGAATTTACTATAGTTTTATTAAGCTAGACTTTTTCTTAGGGGCTACTGCTCCGGTAATGGTTATAACAGGAGTAATATATATTTTGTCATGGAGGATGATTAATAAATGGAAGCTAGTAAAAGAATCTCAAAACTATTATACAAACTAA
- the thiM gene encoding hydroxyethylthiazole kinase → MEASKRISKLLYKLREKKPLVHHLTNYVTVNDCANITLAIGGSPVMADDINEVRDMVSLASSLVINIGTLNSRTVEAMLEAGKRANELGVPVVLDPVGAGATSYRTETAKRIMNEIKLSVIRGNLSEIKTLYGIEAQTRGVDSSETFEGKDGGLEAVKKLAKDFALRLNTIIAITGAIDIITDGTILYSVENGHETMSKITGTGCMCTSLIGSYLGAGEDKLLAALSGVVSMGIAGEIAYESLNKKDEGTGTLKVKLIDAIFNLCEENLCKRSKINEA, encoded by the coding sequence ATGGAAGCTAGTAAAAGAATCTCAAAACTATTATACAAACTAAGGGAAAAGAAGCCTTTGGTGCATCATTTAACAAACTACGTTACAGTTAATGACTGTGCTAATATTACTTTAGCTATTGGTGGCTCACCTGTAATGGCAGATGATATAAATGAGGTTAGGGATATGGTTTCTTTAGCTTCATCATTAGTAATAAACATAGGAACCCTAAACAGCAGAACTGTTGAAGCTATGCTTGAAGCAGGAAAAAGAGCCAATGAACTAGGCGTACCTGTAGTTTTAGATCCTGTTGGAGCTGGAGCTACTTCCTATAGAACAGAAACTGCCAAAAGGATAATGAACGAAATAAAACTGTCAGTGATAAGAGGAAACTTATCTGAGATAAAAACACTGTATGGTATAGAAGCCCAAACAAGAGGTGTAGATTCTTCAGAAACATTTGAAGGCAAGGATGGTGGGCTTGAAGCTGTAAAGAAGCTGGCAAAAGACTTTGCGCTTAGGCTTAATACGATAATAGCTATAACCGGCGCAATTGATATAATAACCGATGGAACTATACTTTATTCAGTTGAAAATGGACATGAAACAATGTCTAAAATTACAGGAACAGGCTGCATGTGCACATCTCTTATTGGTTCTTATTTAGGTGCGGGAGAGGATAAGCTTTTGGCTGCCCTTTCAGGAGTTGTATCTATGGGCATAGCAGGGGAAATTGCTTATGAAAGCTTGAATAAAAAAGATGAGGGAACAGGTACACTAAAGGTCAAGCTTATAGATGCTATATTTAATTTATGTGAGGAAAATTTATGTAAAAGGAGTAAGATAAATGAAGCCTAA
- the thiE gene encoding thiamine phosphate synthase yields the protein MKPNIDYSLYLVTDREVLADRELCAAVEEAIKGGVTAVQLREKCTNSAEFYEIASKVKAITDKHNIPLIINDRLDIALAVNAAGVHLGQQDLPAKLARELIGSDKILGVSAATLQEAKTAAEDGADYIGVGAVFPTLTKQDARAVSLEDLKQIKKSVSIPVVAIGGINENNVEGLKAANIDGIAVISCILGKSDVRAAAELMKKLVQV from the coding sequence ATGAAGCCTAATATAGATTATAGTCTTTATCTTGTTACCGACAGAGAAGTTCTGGCTGATAGAGAATTATGTGCTGCTGTAGAGGAAGCTATAAAAGGTGGTGTTACAGCAGTGCAGCTTAGAGAAAAGTGCACAAACTCAGCAGAGTTCTATGAAATTGCTTCTAAGGTTAAGGCTATAACTGATAAACATAATATACCTTTAATTATTAATGATAGACTCGATATTGCCTTAGCTGTAAATGCTGCAGGAGTGCACTTAGGACAACAAGATTTACCTGCTAAGCTTGCAAGAGAACTTATTGGGTCTGATAAAATATTGGGAGTTTCTGCAGCAACCTTACAAGAGGCTAAAACTGCTGCAGAAGATGGCGCAGATTATATTGGTGTCGGTGCTGTATTTCCTACACTTACAAAACAGGACGCTAGAGCTGTTTCTTTAGAGGATTTAAAGCAAATAAAGAAAAGCGTATCAATTCCTGTTGTAGCAATTGGAGGAATTAATGAAAATAATGTAGAGGGATTAAAAGCTGCAAATATTGATGGAATAGCTGTTATCTCTTGTATTCTTGGTAAAAGTGATGTAAGGGCAGCTGCAGAACTTATGAAGAAATTAGTGCAAGTATAA